ATGGAGAAAGCAAATGAAGCAACCCCTGAGGATAAAAGCTACTCAAAAGTTTCAGAGGAATCTGAAACTGTTCCGGAATCTTTGGCTCTAACTCCTCCACTTCCAGGGAATGCTGCACTACCGTCACTTCAACCACTTCCAATGACTGCTGAAAGAGGACAAGCTGCACCTCCTAAACCTCCAGGGGTTGCAACACCActgccaccaccaccacttttAAAGGCTCCAGGAAAAGGATCAGGgtctccaccacctccaccacctcGCTTGGGAGCCAAGAAAGCAACTGGTAAACTGAAGAGATCAACCAAACTAGGGGAACTCTACAGATTCCTCAAGGCGAAAATCGAAGGTAAGGATCCAAAACCAAGATCACGTGgagtaggaggaggaggaagcaaaGGCGTTGGTGGAAAGCAAGGAATGGCTGATGCTCTTGCTGAgataaaaaagaagtaaaaccACATAACATTCTTATAAACAACAAGGGTATAAAACTGATACTTGGCTTAATGTTTTTTGGTAACACAGGTCACCTTATTTTCAGCAAATAGAAGCAGATGTGAAAATGTATATGAAAGCAATCAATGAGCTTAAAGCAGAGATCTCCAGTTTCAAGAGTAAGGACATGACTGAGCTTCAGAGATTCCACTTGTACATAGAATCAGTTCTTGAGAAACTAACAGATGAAAGACAGGTAAGTGACAACAAGAGAAGTGTTAGATATGTACCTAATTATTTTGTGATGACATGAAAGATGTTTGAACTTTGTTAGGTTCTAGCCAGATGTGAAGGGTTCCCGGAGGATAAACTTGATGCTATAAGAATGGCTTCTGCGTTGCACTCAAAGCTGCAGGGTATGATCAACGAGCTCAAGAACTGGAAGATTGAGTCTCCTGCGAACCTACTCTTTGACAAGACTGAACGTTACTTTTCAAAGGCAAGTCATAGGAATTGCTATGGTTGTTTCTTCTTCCACACGTAATGAATTGATATCTGAAGAGTAATGATGAAAACAGATCAGAAGAGAGATTGAGACTCTAGACCAGATCAAAGCAGAAGATGAAAAGACGTTCAAGAGACATAACATCCCTTTCGACTTCAGTATCCTTACTCGGATCAAAGAATCAATGGTTGATATCTCATCAGGTTGCATTGAACTTGCGTTAAAGGTAGGAGGACTAACTGCAAGATATAAAACCTTTAAAACTTACAACATACATTTGATCAAACGTTATTAAACGGAATCTCTTGGTTTTAAAACTCACAGGAAAAAAGAGAAGCAAAGATCGCATCGCATACTGCAGACTCACGCAAGGCAAAGAGTAGCATGATCAAGAATAAGACTCTAGGATTTGCTAAAACGTTGTGGAAAGCATTTCATTTTGCATACAAAGTTTACATATTTGCTGGTGGACATGACGACCGAGCTGATAAGCTTACTAGAGAGTTGGGTAGTGAGATTGAATTAGTCCTCAAAAACCAATGACTCACGActtcaaaatatataacaatttgTAAGAAAAATGTCTGTAAATCAAACTTGTATATATGATTATGTGTATCAAGAAAACTACAAAAGAATGGAGTGTGTAAGTAAAAGGCAGCTGAGACAAACATCGTGATTAAACTCTAAAAGGAAAAGATCTAACATACTACTTGTATCCTTATATTATACATCAACATGATCACTATGAATCACAGTATAATAATCCCCAGAGTCAGTAATCACCACCCCAAAGCATTCCAAGTCTTTTTTTCGCAGCTGTACAGAGAAGAAGGCGAATGAAGAACTAATTTGCCCTTTTCTATTTGCTTTTTTTACGGTAATTTGCAGGATTCAATCACTTCCATCACTGCTTTATGTGTCTCCGGAGGGATCATGTTCAGAGTCGTGTGAAATGCCtgaacaaaacaaagaacacaGTTACATTAAAGGATCTCGAGAAGATCAGTCATAATATGTT
The nucleotide sequence above comes from Brassica napus cultivar Da-Ae chromosome A9, Da-Ae, whole genome shotgun sequence. Encoded proteins:
- the LOC106420205 gene encoding uncharacterized protein At4g04980-like isoform X1, which translates into the protein MSVRTHKVEPVKGQALLTSSKTKQDVKPSLVSPPSSIMASRSPSLNQKTSRRVASLVEDIENANIETTNISSSSCDTSKWNGNFNHMLELRRKIITFRGIIDLPPLTGYRSITNMVMRTMEDLHKLCPEIVESSCLLDIRHADTDKQQLLDQFYNTLKSIGDSWIDDHEWIAKSKYRNSNSLGKNLSDGLGEECSQQVTSLLRRRLTCCRIEKLGKVLAALDGLITGSNEMLNMTEINIEEKKPKVNTPSQSKTPSKRASLPSESFTKQPITPRTVLHPSSKVRDIKISASNLPRHMRMQALVVLIPINVKKLTIKKRMCQKEAQSNDGDGDNESVKKKQKSETERIEKMEKANEATPEDKSYSKVSEESETVPESLALTPPLPGNAALPSLQPLPMTAERGQAAPPKPPGVATPLPPPPLLKAPGKGSGSPPPPPPRLGAKKATGKLKRSTKLGELYRFLKAKIEGKDPKPRSRGVGGGGSKGVGGKQGMADALAEIKKKSPYFQQIEADVKMYMKAINELKAEISSFKSKDMTELQRFHLYIESVLEKLTDERQVLARCEGFPEDKLDAIRMASALHSKLQGMINELKNWKIESPANLLFDKTERYFSKIRREIETLDQIKAEDEKTFKRHNIPFDFSILTRIKESMVDISSGCIELALKEKREAKIASHTADSRKAKSSMIKNKTLGFAKTLWKAFHFAYKVYIFAGGHDDRADKLTRELGSEIELVLKNQ
- the LOC106420205 gene encoding uncharacterized protein At4g04980-like isoform X2; its protein translation is MSVRTHKVEPVKGQALLTSSKTKQDVKPSLVSPPSSIMASRSPSLNQKTSRRVASLVEDIENANIETTNISSSSCDTSKWNGNFNHMLELRRKIITFRGIIDLPPLTGYRSITNMVMRTMEDLHKLCPEIVESSCLLDIRHADTDKLLDQFYNTLKSIGDSWIDDHEWIAKSKYRNSNSLGKNLSDGLGEECSQQVTSLLRRRLTCCRIEKLGKVLAALDGLITGSNEMLNMTEINIEEKKPKVNTPSQSKTPSKRASLPSESFTKQPITPRTVLHPSSKVRDIKISASNLPRHMRMQALVVLIPINVKKLTIKKRMCQKEAQSNDGDGDNESVKKKQKSETERIEKMEKANEATPEDKSYSKVSEESETVPESLALTPPLPGNAALPSLQPLPMTAERGQAAPPKPPGVATPLPPPPLLKAPGKGSGSPPPPPPRLGAKKATGKLKRSTKLGELYRFLKAKIEGKDPKPRSRGVGGGGSKGVGGKQGMADALAEIKKKSPYFQQIEADVKMYMKAINELKAEISSFKSKDMTELQRFHLYIESVLEKLTDERQVLARCEGFPEDKLDAIRMASALHSKLQGMINELKNWKIESPANLLFDKTERYFSKIRREIETLDQIKAEDEKTFKRHNIPFDFSILTRIKESMVDISSGCIELALKEKREAKIASHTADSRKAKSSMIKNKTLGFAKTLWKAFHFAYKVYIFAGGHDDRADKLTRELGSEIELVLKNQ